A portion of the Gossypium arboreum isolate Shixiya-1 chromosome 8, ASM2569848v2, whole genome shotgun sequence genome contains these proteins:
- the LOC108465216 gene encoding uncharacterized protein LOC108465216 — MEKSLARYQNHHPQEKKEKLQQQQQQKQSQNQEKAKQHPVWDCGSNLYDSFELNSFNRQLDSAIHSRTMSMPHLVDRAPPQSTASALPPPVSKKQFSKFSRSIQKLFKSMFRFRQSSSSSLMWLKQRSHDDYYVVYDKTGSLTTIPEVPEIDFGGLSPEINALVAKRTASERFTAASTVGISCA, encoded by the coding sequence ATGGAGAAATCCCTAGCACGATACCAGAATCACCATCCCCAGGAGAAGAAGGAAAAActtcaacaacaacaacaacaaaagcaAAGTCAAAACCAGGAGAAGGCCAAGCAGCATCCTGTTTGGGACTGTGGTAGCAATCTTTATGACTCGTTTGAACTCAACTCCTTCAACCGTCAACTCGACTCAGCAATCCATTCAAGAACCATGTCCATGCCTCATCTAGTCGACAGAGCTCCTCCACAGTCAACCGCCTCTGCCCTTCCGCCTCCAGTTTCCAAGAAGCAGTTTTCCAAGTTCTCTCGGTCTATTCAAAAACTCTTCAAATCCATGTTTAGATTCAGACAAAGTTCGAGTTCTTCCCTTATGTGGCTGAAACAAAGATCGCACGACGACTACTACGTGGTTTACGACAAGACAGGTTCGCTCACAACCATCCCCGAGGTCCCGGAGATTGATTTTGGAGGGCTTTCGCCGGAGATTAACGCCTTGGTTGCTAAGAGAACTGCATCCGAAAGATTCACTGCAGCCTCCACTGTCGGTATTTCATGTGCTTGA